AATTCAGCATCCTCCAGAGCACGCTTCCATCTGCATAAAGAAATATGTGCATTCCATTAGCTTAGACTTTGGACAAGTACTTTTCTAAATTTCTCACTCACGGATATTGCGAATCACTTGGTCGACGATAGTTAAATATGCAGCACACACCCGACGAAGTGGTTCGCTTGATAAATAGCTGACTTGTGTTCACTGGCGCGCCATAGATTATCCCACGCAGCACCAAGTCACCGCAGTCGGGCGATAACTCCCTGAGTATATCGTGCACCGAGTAGTCGCTCCCATTGTGGTAGCTGCTGAGCAGTCGATGAAGTTGACCTAATTCGTCGACGTCTAACTGCGACTCATCGTGGGCATGCAGGTAAAAGTTGGCCAACAGAAGCAGTCGCCGCGCCAAGACTTCTAACTGCGGGGATTCTATCGGGGAGTAGAAGGAGGAGTTGCCACTCGGTTGCGGATTGTGTGTTGACTGGTGTAGATAGCTGTCGATTAGATTTGACATTAGCATGCAAGTTGAGCGTGAATTCAAATAGAGTTGGCCACATAATAGTCACATATAAATAGCTTctgattttttaaataatttaagtttaaatacctaaaatattctttgttattttgtgaaatacaaatgattaattttcattaatcaaaataacaaaactgcaatttgtaatcatttttatatttacgaTTGCATGATTTATAATCAATATTTGTGCTGATAAGACAAAATTCTTACTTCGCCTTACCAGCTTATTTAAAGCCCAAGAGATTGACAAACTGCAAGGACAATAAATAAGATGCCTTTGACTGACTTATCGCCCCACAATCAAGCAGACACGAAGAATTTACTGACAACAAATGCCTGCCTATATAAGACCACAACACACCTTCGGCAAACTCATACCAACGACAACCATGTCGCTGAACAAGTCTCTGATATTCGCTCTCTTTGGGCCTGTTGGCCACGCTTGCTGTTGGCCAGGCGGAACGTGTCCGCTACGACAACTATCGCCTCTACAAGGCCAATGCAGCGAACGAGGCTCAACTCGCCGTACTGAAGGATCTGGAGGGTTCCACCGACTCCATCCTCTTCCTAGATGGTGTGCACATTGTGGGCACCGATGTTCAGATGGTTGTCGCTCCCCACAAGGTGCCCGATCTATTGGACCTGATGGGCAAGGCTGAGATTAAATACGAGCTGCAATCGAAGGATTTCCAGAAGTCTATGGATGAGGTCGACGAGAAGGTTGCCATCAAGGGTCGCGCTAGCACCGACTACAACTGGGTGCAGTACTATGAACTGGATGACACCTACACCTGGATGCAATCCCTGGCCAAGAAGTACCCCAATGCTGTAACCCTAATTGAGGGTGGCAAGACCTACCAGGGTCGATCGATTCTGGGTCTGAAAATCTCCAAGAGCGGCGCCGAAAAGCCCGGCATCTTTCTGGAGGCTGGCATTCATGCTCGCGAATGGATTGCTCCCGCAGCTGCCACCTACATCATCAACCAACTGCTGACCTCTGAGGTGGATTCCGTCAAGAACTTGGCCGAGAACTACAATTGGTATGTCATTCCCCATGCCAATCCCGACGGCTTCGTTTACACCCACACCAATGATCGCCTGTGGCGCAAGACTCGCACTCCCTATGGCAGCTGCTATGGCGCTGATCCGAACCGCAACTGGGGCTTCCACTGGAACGAGGTGGGCGCCAGCAGCAGTGCCTGCTCCGATACCTACGCTGGACCCAAAGCCTTCTCTGAGATCGAAACCCAGTCACTGTCCGAATACATTGCCTCGATAAAGGACAAGATTCAGCTGTACATCTCGCTCCACGCCTACTCGCAGTATCTGCTGTATCCTTATGGCCACACCAAGTCGTTGCCCGACAACGTCAAGGACTTCCAGCAAGTGTTCAATGCCGCTGTGAGCGCAGTGTCCAAGCGTTACAACACCAAGTACACTGGTGGCAATATCTATGATGCCATCTACCCCGCAGCTGGTGCCAGCGTTGATTGGGCTTATGGCACTCAGGGTGTTCGCATGTCTTTCTGCTATGAGCTGCGTCCTTCTTCCACCTCTTATGCAACTGGTTTCAGGTTGCCCGCTGCCCAGATTATTCCTGCCAGCGAGGAGTTGTTGGACTCGATTGTGGCCATGGTTAGTGAGGTCAAGACTCTGGGATACTTCGATTAAAAAGAACTACGAAATAAACGACTTACATTTTGGCAGCATAAGTTTGCATTTGTCGTTTGCTGATCATGTTGGAGCTGCAGATGGCGACGGCAGGAAAGGGACTGTTTGCCACATGCACCTGATTGGGGGACATATGAATTTCAGTGGGTTGCACGATGTACTCGAGTGTCAGGTTGACGATAACGATGTGGGTCGAGACTACAATCACAGCCAGAAACGTTAGCCAGAGAGCTCTGTCAATAGACTTTGTAATGGTCTCACAAAAGAGGGAAATCGCAGTCATACTCACTTGGCATAGCGCACTGAGGTCTCAAAGAGAAAGGGCTGCAGTCCGCTGATATAACTATTGCGTAGAAAATCTCTAAAGAGTCGACGGCTCTCGGACTCCCCTTCAGCTAATTGAACCATCTTGTTATAAGCAGTTCTCGATACAGTCTGAAAGacatttttatcttttttggCATTTAGTATGGCTAATCAATTAGCTGGCATATCACGGTGTGTCAAGAGCTGTCAAGTCAAagaatgattgattgatatgCCTAAATTCTCATTGCAGGCTAATTGGAAGTGAAGAAAAATTAATGTTGGAGTATTACtttcccaaaaaaacaacatactattataaaacaaataatattcatatattgcTTGGGACTGATAATTAAATGGTCTTAACAAAAATCAAtccaaaaacatttttcgcaTGCACACTTGCAAATGGCTAATCAATATactgcataatttaattttattttcaaatttttcactttgcttCACCCCTAGTTAGAGAAGATAGTAAAACATCGAAATAGAATTGTTGTTGATCGCCTTCTGACGTAGACAATTTGGCAAATGTCATGTCCACGTTGTTATTGGTATATCCGGATTCTTTTGctgcatttataatattagatGCTTTAATCTGGAAAGCCGTATAATATTGAGCGGTGAGTTTACGTAGATCGGATAGAATTTTGGAGTAGGCACCATTcgaatattcatttaattttctatacGCTTCTTGTGGTGACTGAGACAGAAGACTGTGTTGGGGTTTAGTATAATTGGTTTCGATGGTAACATTCCAAGATTTTAACTGAACAGCATATGCATGCCACTTTGGAAGGTCCTCTTCAGGTAAAATCTTATTGGCCTCAATtacttcaattaatttaatgagaaATTGTACGGCGGCTTTGTTGACGAGGATTTGAGTCTCGACAGCAGCTTCTTTCAAATCATGTTCGAGGCTGGACGCTAGAGCAGAACTTCCGATGCTCTGTAAATGCTTTCGTTATTTAAAAACGCAAACCCActgtttataattatttaccaGAACACACAGGAGTGCAAGAATCGCTGTGTACGAAACACTCATCTTCAGATTATTTAAGTCGTACTAACGTTTCAAATGCATAATTATCAGCTTATATAGCAGGCACCGACTGATCACGCGACCGCGATCCGAAAATGTAGAATAGTTGAGTGCTTAGATTTgtgaaaaaaacatacatatatatttatacatatatattaataattatatacatatatgttatatacattaaatataaaaacttcCAGTTTTATTTCACTTTCCTTTATTTTAGACTATGATTGTGGCGAATTTTGCAAGCAAACTTGtactaaaacaagtaagaaagttacagtcgagtgtgctcgactgtgagatacccgctacccatttttaataaaggcaaaatatagcggtatcattttgaaaatataccgaaaatacttaaaaaatactaaaaatataccaaatggtatgtttggtatatcaatatagtaccgcattcaaaatataccatagacggctcaatataccagattgtcagccaaagtaactaagacccttataagtaggcatttttgcccatacaaaagtatttcttttataacttcgacaatttttatctgatcgcaaccaaattttcaggaatcataagtactatagttattattatatataccaaaattcgcaactctagctttaaaattacgcttgttattcgatttttttgatttgcgggggcggaagtggtcgtggcaaaaatttgaaacaaacttgatctgcgtgcaaacataacaaatgctgtcgaaaaaaaattatagctctatctctcgtagtctctgagatctaggtgttcatacggacagacggacggacacacagacacacagacacacagacggacagacggacatggctatatcgtctcggctgttgacgctgatcaagaatatatatactttatagggtcggagatgcctccttctacctgttacatacatttcctgccggcacaaagttataatacccttctaccctatgggtagcgggtataaatagcGTTGTCAACTTTGCTCTCTCTAAGAAGCAGACTGATAGAAGTATGATTTCGGCCATGAATATTCTTGCGCTGTATTAGTAATTATTGCTCCCATTACGTTATAActtttttgaaatgaaaagattAGTGTTGATgcttgcaatatttaattttggtatttaggATTAAATTGGCATATCCTGCCTATTTTACTACATTTATAATATCAGAGGCCCTATTCTTTAACGACGCATAATATTGAGCGCTGAGTTTATGCAAATCGGATATAAGTTTGGAGAAGACACCCTTCGAGTATTCATTTAGTTTGTCCTTATCAATTTCTCCTGATTTTCAGGGTAATTAGAAGTCAAAAAGAATTAATGTTGGAGTATacataaaattgttgaatataTGAGTTTTTAAGATTTACCCTTAATTAGATGAGATAGTAAAATATCGAAATAGATTTGTCGTCGATCGCCTTCTGCTATAGCAAAATCAGCAAAAAAGCTATCCACGATTATATTGGTATATCCGGATTCTTTTgctgtatttataatattagatGCTTTAATCTGGAAAGCCGTATAATATTGAGCGGTGAGTTTACGTAGATCGGATACAATTTTGGAGTGGGCACCATTGGAATATTCATCTAATTTTCTATACTCTTCTGGTCCTGGCACTGGCAGAAGACTGCGTTGGGGTTTATTATAATCGTCATCGATAGTAACATTCCAAGATTTTAACTGAACAGCATATGCATGCCACTTTGGAAGATCCTCTTCTGGTAAAATCTTATTCGCCTCAATtacttcaattaatttaataagagATTGTACGTCGGCTTTGTTGACGAGGATTTGAGTCTCGATAGCAGCTTCTTTCAAATCATGTTCAAGGCTGGAGGCTAGAGCAGTACTTCCGATGGTCTGTAAATATTGTCGTTATGTAAAAACGGAAACCCACTCCTTATAATTATTTACCAGATCACACACCAGGAAGGTGAGAATCGCTGTATAAGCAATGCGCatcttcaaaaaatatttaaatcgtaCTAACGTTTCAAAAGCATATTTATCAGCTTATATAGCAGGTACCGACTGATCACCCAATCGCAATCCGAAAATGTAGAATAATTGAGTGCTTAGATTTGggaaaaacatatttacacatatatattaataattatataacatatatgttatatacatttaataaaaaaattttagtttttttacttattttagaCTATGATCGTGGCGAAATTTGCAAACAAACTTATTGTATTCAAAAAAGTGTTGTCAACATCGCAAAGCATAGGAACAGATAAAAGTATAAGTTTGGAGAAGGCACCATTCgagtattcatttcatttgtccTTATCAATTTCTCTTTTTGGCGATCGAGGCGCGAGACTGATTTGTGGTAACCTGTAATCATCTGCGATGGTCACATTCCAGATTTTGATTTAGTTTAAGGTTTGCCACTTTTCAATGTCGTCTTTAGGTGACACAGTACTCGCCTGAATTGCTTCAGCTAATGCAATAATATATTGTACGTAGGCACACCAGGAGAGCGAGAATCGCTTTATACGCAAAACGCAtcttaacaaaatatttaaatcgtaCTAACATTTTGAGAGCCTATGTATCATATTATATAGGAAGCACAGATTTTGAATCGACctcttataaaaaaaatatatgttttatacattcaaaatacaaactACTAAATTCTAGTTTTAAATCAGTTTTCTTGGCTTTAGACTGTGACAGTGGCAAAACTTGCAAACAAACTTTCTGTACTAAAAATAGTGTGTCAACCTTGCTATCACTAAGAAAAGCTCACTAGAAGTATGATTCAGCTTAATTTACTCTagtgttttattaataataaatgctcCCATTCCAAGTTTAAGGTCCAATGCTTGcggaatttaatttaatttttcaaaatttcattttatcaaAATCTTAGCTAAATAAACGagtaaaatatcaaaatagaTTTCCCGTCGTTCGGtgtattttattggtataaccgactttttttttgctacatttataatatcaaATGCCCTAATTTTAAAAGACTTATAATATTGAGCGGTAAACTCACGAAATTCAGATTCTGATGCTAAGTGCGACATGGCTTGAATGTTCAGCTGCGTCTATGTTAAGgtgcacatatgtacataatatgtactacatatctatatatgggtaattccatggcggaatttgtcccgtgcgagactctttacattgaaaataacataaactgaaacaattttgaaaataagaaaagattactttttatagctctagataagtactttaatttGAGCTAAGattggttttggaattttctttctgttttgttttctgttctgataattgcaaaaattaaccaattcgtacgcaaaaccaaaaaattatatatttatatcggAAAACAGAttaagttcctaaaatcaatctttgCTCTAAGTATAGTGCTTATCtagagctttaagaataacattcacttactttaaaaattgtttcagtttaagttattttcactgcagtgcaGTGTGaaaagtctcgcacgggacaaatttcgccatggaattacccatatatggGCAAATCCCAGAAACAGTCCACCAGCgatcaattattaaatttcacattttgtaatgtttCTTTATATGGAACATTAAAGTAGATATcgaatttaaagaatttaaagcagaaaaaaaatttcgatcattataaatgcaaaaatttgtatcaaacccaattttcattataattttcataattttacttaCATTCGTGCTCTGCGCACACCTTCAAATCCCTTTTGTattcttcacaattttttgccTCTGATTGGGCTCACatacaaatcaaaagtaaatcaCGTTGATTGTTAAGcacatttatgaatataataaataatgtttagtttaaataaaaagatttttgtcTTATGTTAATGCGGCTTAGCGTGCGACACAATGGGTTTACgctaaaaatctataaacattattaagaCCAAACGATCGGTTTTTGTCTTCTAACATTCTTAACTTTCTTTAGGATATTAACTTTCATAGGGTTTATTTTGCAGAATTCGCTAAAAATTgcgtttgaaatgaaaattttgaaactaagtTCCACTTTGTGTAGCGTGGGACAcgtcacaattttattaattattttcaaaacagtgACTCCAGTGAAATTAAATCTTATACCCTCCGAAAGTACTCTCAATTCACTCTAAACACATAACAAAAGTTTAcggtaaatctttaaaaacacccccaaaaaattgattttcattagctaaaaTCGTGCGAatgtagcgtgcgacacgtaGGATTTTCCCATATATAATAGAAAGTCTATAAAGTTTCACCACTTATAAATCAAGAACAGCAGAACAGATTTGAGTGAAAATTGGTAGGGAGGTAGTTTAGAGCCAGGAGACtgcaatacaatattttttatccCGTTCGACAGCGCGAATTTTACTCCACCGACATGGTTGCAATGAATAACAGTAAGTAGGCTGTGAGCGAAACGTAGCATACACAATATTAcgatattatgtatttatacatttatattttttttacagtcAGCAACGCCGCGAGCAAGAcgatcgaaaaaaaaatgaaagtaagttttgaaaattgaaaaaatgtaaaaactttggaaattgaaaaatcacttacatttattttacagtCAGCAATGCCGCGAGCAAGTCGATCGAATctgaaataatgaaaaaaaaaataaaatgaaataaaataaaataaaaaatctattatctatcaacaacaacgtcgatcaaatcttaaaaattgaacaaaaaaaaaaaaaaaataaaaataaataaataaaattaaataatgaatggTTGAGTGAGCAAGCGATTTTAGCGAAAAAATTTTGTAGTATCggtacaattttaaaaatcggaaaaatgttggaaaatgaaataaatgtaaaaatcggcagtatttggaatttgaaaatatagtaaaatcggcaaaattttaaaaataaaaaaaattgtaaaaatcggcaagtttgaaaattgtaaattcggcaaaattttgagaattgcaaaaaatgtaaaaatcggcaattttagaaattcataaaattgtaaaatcgacaaaaattgtggaaattgaaaaaaattgtaagatcggctaaattttgaaaattgaaaaaaatcttggaaattgaaaaaaatcgaaaaatttttagaaattgaaaaaaattgaaaattaatgttGGAGTATTACTTTCTACTTTcctaaaaaaaacatactattaaaaaacaattaatattcataaattgcTTGGGACTGATAGAACCAAATATATGTGCTCCATACAatgctataaatattaaaatttaatgctcTTAATAAAAACCAATCCAAAAACATTTCTCGCATGCACACTTGCAAATGGCTAATCAATATactgcataatttaattttatttttaaatttttcattttgtttcacCCCTAGTTAGAGAAGATAGTAAAACATCGAAATAGAATTGTTGTTGATCGCCTTCTGACGTAGACAATTTGGCGAATATGATGTCCACGTTGTTATTGGTATATCCGGATTCTTTTGctgcatttataatattagatGCTTTAACCTGGAAAGCCGTATAATATTGAGAGGTGAGTTTAGATAGATCGGATAGAATTTTGGAGTAGGCACCATTCGAATATTCgtttaattttctattatcTTCCTCTACTGACTCATGAGGTATAAGACTGCTTAGGGGCTTATTATGATCGTCATCGATAGTAACATTCCAAGATTTCAACTGAACAGCATATGCATGCCACTTTGGAAGATCCTCTTCAGGTAAAATTTTATTCGCCTCAATtgcttcaattattttaatgaaagatTGTACTTCGGCTTTGTTGACGAGGATTTTAGTCTCGACAGCAGCTTCTCTCAAATCATGTTGGAGGCTGGAGGCTAGATCAGATCTTCCGATGCTCTGTAAATGCTTTCGTTATTTAAAAAACGCAAACCCactgtatattattatttaccaGGAAACACACCAGGATGGCGAGAATCGCTGTATAAGCAATGCGCAtcttcaaaaaatattgaaatcgtACTAACGTttcaaatgcatatttatcaGCTTATATAGCAGGCACCGACTGATCACGCGATCGCGATCCGAAAATGTAGAATAGTTGAGTGCTTAGATTTCTGagaaaaacatacatacatatatatttatacatatattttaatatgttatatacattaaatatacatgttatatatatgttatatacattaaatataaaaacttccagttttatttcactttccacttatatattatacccgctacccatagggtataagggtattataactttgtgccgacaggagaTGTATCTAACAGGTATAAGAAGGCATATCCGAccctttaaagtatatatattcttgatcagcgtcaacagccgagacgatctagccatgttcgtctgtctgtcagtccgtccgtccgtataaacacctagagctcagagactataagagatagagctattattttttttcgactacATGTGTTACTTTTGCATgcagatcaaatttgtttcaaatttttgccacgccgacttccgcccccgcaaatcaaaaaaatcgaataacaagcgtaattttaaagctagagctgcgaattttggtgtatatataaaaattgtggaaggtattaaagaaatatttttgaatgggcataaacgcctacttactaggggtcttagttgctttggccgacaatctggtatattgtgctgtctatggtatattttgaatgtgatactatatcgatatactaaatataccgtttggtaaatttttagtatttttgtagtatttaaggtatattttgaaaatataccgcaatattttgcttttattcaaaatgggtagcgggtatctcacagtcgagcacactcgactgtagctttctaacttgttttagACTATGATCGTGCAAGCAaacttgttttaaaaatagcGTTGTCAACTTTGCTCTCTCTAAGAAGCAGACTGATAGAAGTATGATTTCGGTCATGAATATTCTTGTGCTGTATTAGTAATTATTGCTCCCATTACGTTATAActtttttgaaatgaaaagattAGTGTTGATgcttgcaatatttaattttattttttaaatattttttttatttcagtcTCAACTAGAtaagagaataaaatattaaaataatggtCTTGTTCTTTGCCCTCAGACTCAGCAAATGCttgcgaaattaaatttaatttttcaaaatttcaatttatca
This window of the Drosophila albomicans strain 15112-1751.03 chromosome 2L, ASM965048v2, whole genome shotgun sequence genome carries:
- the LOC117565414 gene encoding LOW QUALITY PROTEIN: zinc carboxypeptidase A 1-like (The sequence of the model RefSeq protein was modified relative to this genomic sequence to represent the inferred CDS: deleted 1 base in 1 codon), producing the protein MSLNKSLIFALLGLLATLAVGQAERVRYDNYRLYKANAANEAQLAVLKDLEGSTDSILFLDGVHIVGTDVQMVVAPHKVPDLLDLMGKAEIKYELQSKDFQKSMDEVDEKVAIKGRASTDYNWVQYYELDDTYTWMQSLAKKYPNAVTLIEGGKTYQGRSILGLKISKSGAEKPGIFLEAGIHAREWIAPAAATYIINQLLTSEVDSVKNLAENYNWYVIPHANPDGFVYTHTNDRLWRKTRTPYGSCYGADPNRNWGFHWNEVGASSSACSDTYAGPKAFSEIETQSLSEYIASIKDKIQLYISLHAYSQYLLYPYGHTKSLPDNVKDFQQVFNAAVSAVSKRYNTKYTGGNIYDAIYPAAGASVDWAYGTQGVRMSFCYELRPSSTSYATGFRLPAAQIIPASEELLDSIVAMVSEVKTLGYFD
- the LOC117565419 gene encoding uncharacterized protein LOC117565419, translating into MSVSYTAILALLCVLSIGSSALASSLEHDLKEAAVETQILVNKAAVQFLIKLIEVIEANKILPEEDLPKWHAYAVQLKSWNVTIETNYTKPQHSLLSQSPQEAYRKLNEYSNGAYSKILSDLRKLTAQYYTAFQIKASNIINAAKESGYTNNNVDMTFAKLSTSEGDQQQFYFDVLLSSLTRGEAK
- the LOC117563706 gene encoding uncharacterized protein LOC117563706, translating into MRIAYTAILTFLVCDLTIGSTALASSLEHDLKEAAIETQILVNKADVQSLIKLIEVIEANKILPEEDLPKWHAYAVQLKSWNVTIDDDYNKPQRSLLPVPGPEEYRKLDEYSNGAHSKIVSDLRKLTAQYYTAFQIKASNIINTAKESGYTNIIVDSFFADFAIAEGDRRQIYFDILLSHLIKGKS